ACCAACAACCAGCAACACGGATCCCTCCCAACCCACAACCCACAACCTACAACCCACAACCTCTGGTTACTACGATCGCTTCCGTGACCGGATCATGTTTCCGATTGGTGATATCTTGGGCCGCCCAATCGGTTACTCGGCGCGGGTCGACCCAGGCGGTGATGAGACTCAGGCAAAGTATATCAATACGCCCGAGACGAACCTGTACCACAAGAGCCGAGCACTCTATGGTCTCGCCCTTGCCAAACAAGCGATCAAAGAGGCGGGACGGGCGATCCTCGTCGAAGGCAATATGGATGTGATCGCACTCCATCAGGCGGGGCTGGCCAATGTCGTCGCAGTGTCTGGGACGGCGCTGACTGTTGAGCAGCTCGGGATATTGAAGCGCTATGGGAAGAAACTCGCCCTGTTCTTCGATATGGACAAGGCGGGACAGGCAGCGGCCTGGAAGAGTGCCATCCTCGCGTTTGGTCTGGACTTCGCGGTCGAAGCCGTCGCGCTCTCGAGTGGCAAGGACGCGGCTGATATGAACCGCGAAGACCCGGAGCAGTTGCGTGCCGCCGTAGCGGATGCCCAGCCGGCGATGCGGTACTTTCTCGATTCGCTCCTCCGGGATGCTGATGCCGGGAGTCAGGACGGCAAGAACCAAATCGTCGAACGCTATGCTGAGCTCTTGGCCGCGACTCAGAATGAGCTCGATCGATCGCACTGGACCAAGGAACTCGCGGCCGCCATCGGTGCTGAACCAAAGGTCGTCCAGGCAACGGTCGAAAAAGTCTTTCGCTCGCTGCAACGCGGCGATCACTTCATCGAAAGCCGTCCGAGTGGGACCTTTCTCCCGAAGACTTTTGGCCGTCGATCGGAAGTCTTGCGTGAAGGACTCATCGGTCTCATGCTCGCCAGTCCGACGGCGCAAGAGGTCGTCGCGCTTGAGACAGACAGAGCCGTCTCGGACTTTCTCGCGCTCCACCCGATCGCTTTCTTCATTCGCAATAATCCATCGGATCCGATCGCCGCGATCGAGGATCGAACCCTTCAGAGTCTCGCGAGTGATATCTTGTTCCGGACACTCGAGCTCCCCAGTTTGCGCGCGGCCGAAGAGGAGAGAGAAACGGTCGCAGCGAATATCACAGGTGAATATCTTCGCGACCTGCGGTCCGAATTGCATGAAAAGGATGAACGTCTCGCCCTCGGGCGCGCGATCGAAGCCGCTCGACAGGCTGGCGACAAAAAGGAGGAACGTCGTCTTTTCGAGGAATTTGCTCGACTGACCAAGGGCGATGCTTCCCAGAACGGGTGAAATTTGCTAGCCTGAGCCTACAAAACGGTAATCTCTTTGCTCACTATGGCCAAAAAACCGCTGAAAAAGAAGAAGCCGACGCCGAAGAAACCGGCTTCCAAGAAGAAGTCAGCCAGGAAACCGGCTCCGAAAAAGCCGGCCAAGAAGCGACCGGTTGCCAAGAAGACGCCGCGGAAGGTGAAAAAATCAGCCCCGAAAAAGAAGCCCGTTGCCAAGAAGCAGTTGTCTCCGAAGAAGTCTGTAGCAGGGAAGAAACCCTCACGTGGGGAGTTGGCCCAAAACGCTTTTGATGAACTGATCAGCCGTGGCAAGCAGCGCGGCTTTGTCACCGAAGACGAGATCATTCACATCCTCCCGGATATCGAGCAGGACCTCGATGGTCTCGAAAATCTCTATGAGCAGCTCGAGACTTCCGGCATTCGCATCGTCGGTTCCGAAGAAATGTTGAAGGTCCATGAAGAGAAAGAGGAAGTCGTTGAAAAGGGGAAGAAGAAAGACAAGATGATGGACTTGGGCGAGAGCGATGATGCCTCGGACTTGGTCCAGATGTATCTGAAGGAAATTGGCCGCGTGACCCTCCTCACGGGCGATGAAGAGGTGAAGCTCGCCAAGGCCATCGAGAAGGGTGACCTCGTCGCGAAACAGCGGCTGACCGAGGCCAATCTCCGACTCGTCGTTTCGATCGCCAAGAAGTATGTCGGCCGTTCGCACAATCTGTCACTTCTCGACCTCATTCAAGAGGGGAATATCGGCCTCTTCCGGGCGGTGGAGAAATTCGATTACCGCAAGGGGTTCAAGTTTTCGACGTATGCGACCTGGTGGATTCGCCAGGCGATCACTCGGGCTCTGGCCGACCAGTCCCGCACCATCCGCATCCCGGTCCACATGGTGGAGACGATCAATAAGTACGCCCAGGTGACCCGACGTCTCGTCCAGGAGCTCGGGCGTGAGCCGCTCGCCGAGGAAATCGCGGCTGAAATGAATCTGGAAGTCGACAAAATCCGCCATATTCAGAAGATCTCGCAGGAGACGGTCTCACTCGAGACGTCCGTCGGTGACAATGATGATGACTCCGTGCTTGGTGACTTTATCGAAGATACCGAGACCGTCATGCCGCACCAGATGGCGGCGCGTAAGCTCTTGCGCTCCCATATCGGAGCCATCCTCGACGAGCTCACCCCGCGCGAGCAGAAGATACTCCGGATCCGGTTTGGATTGGAAGATGGTGTCACCCACACGCTCGAGGAAGTTGGACAGGAATTCGGCGTCACCCGCGAGCGTATCCGTCAGATCGAAGCCAAGGCACTCGAGAAAATCCGTGAACATGACCACCTGAAAAAGCTCCGAGATTACTAAGAGAGAGCACCCGCCCCCAATTTCGGGGGCGTTTATCTATGCCACATATCCATACCGAACCGGGCCAGATTGACTCCATCGCCGAGGTGTTTGTCGTTCATCGGGACCGAGTACTCATCCGATTCCATGAGAAATACCATATCTGGATCGCCCCGGGTGGACACATCGAACTCGATGAGATGCCGGAAGAGACGGCTGTCCGTGAGGTCAAAGAAGAAACGGGTCTCGACGTGGCACTCTATACCGGGAACCGACTGCCAGCAGAGCGTGGAACAGGCCGACTGCAACCGCTCACTCCACCGATGTTTATGAATGTCCATGTGGTGAATGCGAACCATCGCCATCTCGTGTTTGTCTACTTCGCGACGACCGAGACGGACCAGATCGTCCAACCTGAGACGCATGAGAAGTCTGATTGTCGTTGGATGAATCGGGGAGAAATCCTGGCGGCGACGGATATGGAGGAGACTATCAAGTCCTACGCTTTGAAGGCGCTTGAGATACTCTCGGTCTAGGCTCATTTGTCCAATGGGGTTGCATTTGCTAACCTACACTCTCCACTTCGGAGATCATGTTCATTCACAAGGAGGCAATGATGAATACTATCCTTCGGGAATTAACCTATCCGTTGGATATACCGAGGACGTATCTCGCGATGATCTGGGGGAGTATCGATTCTCGGGAGTACCAAAGAGTCTTTATTCAGACACCGACAGGCTCGATCGATGCCACGGACGGAGGGAATTTCTCTTGTGCCATCTATGTATCATCAGTCCTTTCACGGTGCGGTCTTACGACGGGGGGTATGCACGCAACTGTTGCTGAGACGATTCGCGATATGTGTGAGTCTGGCTGGCATGAGGTGTATTACTCATCGGATACAGTACACTCGTTGCCCACGGGCTGCGTCATTCTCTGGGGTGAGGCTGGCACGTGTTCTGACGGTAGACTGCATCGGCATATCGGGTTCTACGTTGGGAATGGCGAGGCAGTCAGTAATCATCCCGTCGACCGGGTCCCGAGGCGGCACCATATAACCTTTGGTGAAGATGAAAATGGTGCGCCAGTGCGTCCAGTGGTGCGGGTGTACCACAATACTTTGCTCTGGAGAGACACGCCTGTCCCCGGTGTATAATTGGACGGATCGATTCGAGCTCCTGAGCTTTCCTTGAAGGGTAGCCGCCGCGACGGTTGCCTTTTTTCTTTTCTTCCCTATAATGAGAACGTTGCCTACGAGGCAGCTTAACAATCGAATATTCCGGCGTAGCTCAGTGGTAGAGCAGGTGACTGTGGACATATGGATGGTATACCGATGAATGGATGCCAGACACAAGAACCTATGCTGATCGTCGAGAGTACTTGAAACGGGCGGTTGCCAAACGGCGCAAGGCCGTGCGGAGGCGCGCGATCGAGTACAAAGGCGGAAAGTGTTCCCGTTGCGGTTATAAACGGTGTCAAGACGCGCTCGAATTCCATCATGCCCATGGCGGCAAGGATTTCGGGATTCCTCAGGATGGACTCACTCGAAGTTGGGACAGAGTCCGAGAGGAAATAGACAAGTGCATCTTGGTATGCGCCAATTGCCATAGGGAGGAACACGCAGAATTACGCAGCCTTTCGGAGAAATCCGAGAGTGATAAATGAGGTGAATTGCTGGAAGCCTACGGTCGATCAGCTCGGCTATGGTAATCAGCAGCCAAGCCCCAGTTTGTATTGGGGAAGGTTCAGAGACTATCTCGCAAGAGAGTACTTCGATATCATACGATATCGCGGGAAGCGCCTCACTCCTAAGTCCGCTCTGTGAAGACAGATGACGGAGACGGAGATGATATAGTCCATTCTTTTCGGAAACGAAGAGGGAAATGTAATCACTTGGTCGTAGGTTCGAACCCTACCGCCGGAGCAGTTAAATTCAAGGCTTACTCAAGCCTTGTTTTTTGTTACCCTTCATGAAGGTTAGAACCTGGTATAATCAGGGTATGAATAAATCTTGGCACGAAAAACATAAGTTATTGATGCCCTCTATTCTTCAAGAGAGGGTGAAGTGGCACGAGCAACATTCTAAACATTGTGGCTGCCGAAAAGATCTGCCGAAAACAATTGTTGCTGCTCTCAAAGAACAAGGCAAAAAAGTCTGTAGTCGCGGACACATTTACAGCGGCAGCAGTTCCTGTCCTATTTGTTGGCCCGGACAACAAAAACAACACTAGCGTATGAACACGACTCTCTATAAAGACGCACTTGGTTGGGGAATTATGCTTTGGCTTGTTGGCTATGTTCTTGGGATCGTCCTTTTACACTTGTGGCACCCTCTATCCTTGGATGGATTATTATGCCCATCGGAACAATCATTACGCTTTGGGTACTCCTCAAGAAAATAAGGAGTGAATCTTTTCAGGACTATGTTTTTATCGCAATTGCCTGGACTCTTATCGCCGTGGTTTTTGACTATGTATTTCTCGTGATGATATTCAAA
This is a stretch of genomic DNA from Candidatus Moraniibacteriota bacterium. It encodes these proteins:
- a CDS encoding toprim domain-containing protein, which translates into the protein MSTTTEDIKSRLNIVDVVGQYVKLQKAGSHWKANCPFHQEKTPSFSVNEERNMWHCFGCGKGGDVFAFVMEIEGLEFREALKLLAERAGVELPEYHGSGRPAGETKDRGLEILELATKFYEKQLWESERGKAILAYLHKRGLTDESIRTYRLGYAPDGWRFIFEFLLKRGYSADEIERTGLVIRKTNNQQPTTSNTDPSQPTTHNLQPTTSGYYDRFRDRIMFPIGDILGRPIGYSARVDPGGDETQAKYINTPETNLYHKSRALYGLALAKQAIKEAGRAILVEGNMDVIALHQAGLANVVAVSGTALTVEQLGILKRYGKKLALFFDMDKAGQAAAWKSAILAFGLDFAVEAVALSSGKDAADMNREDPEQLRAAVADAQPAMRYFLDSLLRDADAGSQDGKNQIVERYAELLAATQNELDRSHWTKELAAAIGAEPKVVQATVEKVFRSLQRGDHFIESRPSGTFLPKTFGRRSEVLREGLIGLMLASPTAQEVVALETDRAVSDFLALHPIAFFIRNNPSDPIAAIEDRTLQSLASDILFRTLELPSLRAAEEERETVAANITGEYLRDLRSELHEKDERLALGRAIEAARQAGDKKEERRLFEEFARLTKGDASQNG
- the rpoD gene encoding RNA polymerase sigma factor RpoD codes for the protein MAKKPLKKKKPTPKKPASKKKSARKPAPKKPAKKRPVAKKTPRKVKKSAPKKKPVAKKQLSPKKSVAGKKPSRGELAQNAFDELISRGKQRGFVTEDEIIHILPDIEQDLDGLENLYEQLETSGIRIVGSEEMLKVHEEKEEVVEKGKKKDKMMDLGESDDASDLVQMYLKEIGRVTLLTGDEEVKLAKAIEKGDLVAKQRLTEANLRLVVSIAKKYVGRSHNLSLLDLIQEGNIGLFRAVEKFDYRKGFKFSTYATWWIRQAITRALADQSRTIRIPVHMVETINKYAQVTRRLVQELGREPLAEEIAAEMNLEVDKIRHIQKISQETVSLETSVGDNDDDSVLGDFIEDTETVMPHQMAARKLLRSHIGAILDELTPREQKILRIRFGLEDGVTHTLEEVGQEFGVTRERIRQIEAKALEKIREHDHLKKLRDY
- a CDS encoding NUDIX domain-containing protein, whose protein sequence is MPHIHTEPGQIDSIAEVFVVHRDRVLIRFHEKYHIWIAPGGHIELDEMPEETAVREVKEETGLDVALYTGNRLPAERGTGRLQPLTPPMFMNVHVVNANHRHLVFVYFATTETDQIVQPETHEKSDCRWMNRGEILAATDMEETIKSYALKALEILSV